The following proteins are co-located in the Hevea brasiliensis isolate MT/VB/25A 57/8 chromosome 11, ASM3005281v1, whole genome shotgun sequence genome:
- the LOC131170376 gene encoding uncharacterized protein LOC131170376 — translation MGKKGYNNHIAAAYNSFLFDAKLEEMCFMGYRFTWSNNQQGRYRVMKRIDKAMITPEWKALFPQSMLFHEKLGASDHRPILLVFNSSIRKAQCSFQFDLRWPTSSECENIIKEVWRTHTQDNISEKLNSYKTVLLNWSKHHFGNSKKRIGDLSRQLDHLLSSPLSTANSEEISNLKNRIKSLWQMEELYWFQKSRVNWLLYGDKDTHFFHSSTISRRQRNQICKIKTRQGEWIQNGDSIIQEAYSFFQSLYEANPISPSDDILQQIPKVVSAEMNLELCRPVSEEEVKSVVFSLEAYKAPGPDGFQGVFYQKYWEVIKEDAVNMVEVFLRDGVLPPANDILIALIPKNNCPQYFAEYRPISLCNFNYKVISKLLANHLRPCLDRIVSPVQSTFVPNRCIQDNVVIAHETFHGLKNRRRAWGKSKSQVLSFLNDRVIQKLQGWKCRYLSQAGKEILIKVVIQSVPSYVMSSVKLPTGIIGDLEKLAAKFWWRKSFDSVNIHWLSWKRLSCSKSLGGLGFKELNLFNVALLAKQAWAGKRKNPSWGWKSLLEGGEALSKELRWNVVGPSFLDAWNEPLIPSLPSFKNTKFESIEHFFFFCNHAIAVWFGSRLGFIPRQEGFGSFLQRWQSSVSFSQANDIHQNHVSEYVSSVWLAPVSRLLKINVDASFDPASSLAGCGIVVRDSEGTLIDGSAVSCYSWSPLAAEGFELREALRFASSRGFLDASIETDSLKLS, via the exons ATGGGGAAGAAAGGGTATAACAATCATATTGCTGCAGCGTACAATTCCTTTTTATTTGATGCGAAGTTAGAAGAAATGTGTTTTATGGGCTACCGTTTTACTTGGTCTAATAATCAGCAAGGGAGGTATAGGGTAATGAAGCGCATTGACAAAGCGATGATTACTCCAGAATGGAAGGCACTTTTTCCTCAGAGTATGTTGTTCCATGAGAAACTGGGAGCTTCTGATCACAGACCAATTCTTCTGGTTTTTAATTCATCGATTAGGAAGGCCCAGTGTTCTTTTCAATTTGATCTTCGATGGCCAACATCTAGTGAATGTGAGAATATTATCAAAGAAGTTTGGAGAACTCATACTCAAGATAATATCAGTGAGAAGCTTAATTCCTACAAGACTGTTCTATTGAATTGGAGTAAGCACCATTTTGGTAACTCGAAGAAAAGAATAGGGGATCTCTCTAGACAGCTGGACCACTTGTTATCTTCCCCTTTGTCTACTGCTAACTCGGAGGAGATCTCTAACTTAAAAAACCGGATCAAATCCTTGTGGCAAATGGAGGAACTGTACTGGTTTCAAAAATCTAGAGTCAACTGGTTGTTATATGGGGACAAGGATactcatttttttcactcttcaacCATCTCTAGGCGGCAAAGAAATCAAATTTGTAAAATCAAGACTAGGCAGGGGGAATGGATTCAAAATGGTGATTCTATTATACAGGAAGCTTATTCTTTTTTTCAGTCTTTGTATGAAGCTAACCCGATTTCTCCTTCTGATGATATTCTCCAACAAATTCCTAAAGTAGTATCTGCAGAGATGAATTTGGAGTTATGCCGCCCTGTTTCAGAGGAAGAGGTAAAATCTGTGGTGTTTAGTTTGGAGGCTTATAAGGCCCCTGGACCAGATGGTTTTCAAGGAGTTTTTTATCAGAAATATTGGGAGGTTATTAAGGAAGATGCTGTGAACATGGTGGAGGTTTTTTTGCGCGATGGTGTTCTTCCTCCAGCAAATGACATTCTTATTGCCTTAATTCCAAAAAATAACTGCCCTCAGTATTTTGCAGAATATCGGCCTATTAGCTTGTGCAATTTCAATTATAAAGTGATTTCGAAGCTCCTGGCAAATCATTTGAGGCCTTGCTTAGACAGAATTGTGTCTCCTGTCCAATCTACTTTTGTGCCGAATAGATGTATTCAAGACAATGTGGTGATAGCACATGAAACTTTCCATGGTTTAAAGAATAGAAGAAGGG CTTGGGGCAAATCCAAATCACAAGTTCTAAGCTTTCTTAATGATCGTGTCATCCAGAAGCTGCAGGGCTGGAAATGTCGTTATCTCTCACAAGCTGGGAAGGAGATTCTTATAAAGGTGGTGATTCAATCAGTTCCTTCCTATGTAATGTCATCTGTCAAGTTGCCCACAGGTATTATTGGAGATTTGGAGAAATTGGCGGCTAAATTTTGGTGGAGGAAATCATTTGATTCTGTCAATATCCATTGGTTGAGCTGGAAAAGACTCTCTTGTAGTAAGAGTTTAGGTGGATTGGGTTTCAAGGAGCTGAATTTGTTTAATGTAGCGTTGCTAGCCAAACAAGCATG GGCTGGTAAAAGGAAAAATCCCTCGTGGGGTTGGAAGAGCTTACTAGAAGGCGGAGAAGCTTTATCTAAGGAGCTTCGATGGAATGTTGTTGGTCCTTCTTTTCTTGACGCGTGGAATGAGCCATTGATTCCTTCTTTGCCATCTTTTAAAAATACAAA GTTTGAATCTATTGAGCACTTTTTCTTCTTTTGTAACCATGCCATAGCTGTGTGGTTTGGCTCGCGGCTTGGTTTCATTCCTCGGCAGGAAGGTTTTGGGTCTTTCCTTCAACGGTGGCAATCGTCAGTTTCCTTTTCTCAAGCTAATGATA ttcaccaaaaccatgtttcggaGTATGTCTCATCTGTGTGGCTTGCTCCTGTTTCTAGGTTGCTTAAAATTAATGTCGATGCGTCTTTTGATCCGGCTTCCTCTTTAGCTGGGTGTGGTATTGTAGTTCGTGATTCTGAAGGAACCTTGATTGATGGGAGTGCTGTTTCTTGTTATTCTTGGTCTCCTCTTGCTGCCGAAGGTTTTGAACTTAGGGAGGCATTGCGCTTTGCATCCAGCAGAGGTTTTCTTGATGCCTCTATTGAAACAGATTCTTTAAAGCTTTCTTAG